A stretch of Longimicrobium sp. DNA encodes these proteins:
- a CDS encoding DinB family protein — MHPQLQEIADDFGAAQARLHRLAETFPAELWAVRPEPGRWSVGDCVEHLNRTAEAFLPRVRAAIERGRALSAPAPARYRRDSLGWLLWRIMPPPVRLRVKTTAAFLPAATAPAAELVARFDQLQREQLECVAASDGLPLQKLWILSPVDGRARYNLFACLGILPRHQHRHLWQAERVVDELRRRRTAAALVAPRLAGERLAT; from the coding sequence ATGCACCCACAGCTGCAGGAGATCGCCGACGACTTCGGCGCGGCGCAGGCGCGGCTGCACCGGCTGGCCGAGACGTTCCCGGCCGAGCTGTGGGCGGTGCGGCCCGAGCCGGGGCGCTGGTCGGTGGGCGACTGCGTGGAGCACCTCAACCGCACCGCCGAGGCCTTCCTCCCGCGGGTCCGCGCGGCGATCGAGCGCGGGCGCGCCCTGTCCGCCCCGGCGCCCGCGCGCTACCGCCGCGACTCCCTGGGCTGGCTCCTCTGGCGCATCATGCCGCCCCCGGTGCGGCTGCGGGTGAAGACGACGGCCGCCTTCCTCCCCGCCGCGACGGCGCCGGCGGCCGAGCTGGTGGCCCGCTTCGACCAGCTGCAGCGCGAGCAGCTCGAGTGCGTGGCCGCCAGCGACGGGCTGCCGCTGCAGAAGCTCTGGATCCTCTCGCCGGTGGACGGCCGCGCCCGCTACAACCTCTTCGCCTGCCTGGGCATCCTCCCGCGCCACCAGCACCGCCACCTCTGGCAGGCCGAGCGGGTGGTGGACGAGCTGAGGCGGCGCCGCACCGCCGCCGCCCTGGTCGCGCCGCGCCTGGCGGGCGAGCGCCTGGCCACGTAG